Proteins encoded in a region of the Trypanosoma brucei gambiense DAL972 chromosome 11, complete sequence genome:
- a CDS encoding CMP-sialic acid transporter, putative → MFPLRGVSSSQFSSQANSYSLFHYVLLVLLTVQNATIVILMSYTQQRQSSKDPSNRFNTSHVVMMTEMVKFLMSLAWCAWDVFSTIAPRGSRVLDDSGTNASETPLGHRGSDVMRDVKTLKQDQKLLCYEDSHEDNSNGAKLATDMESAPADLSSDAQSIEVEINRESFCGLFLLQLLHRSAVPTAVPAIIYAFQNYVMFVALANMEPTLFQVTYQTKILGTALLLWIFLGRTFSSQQWMALFLLMAGVVLAQLGSKHSNRKPEEKTNSVEISGSYVVGVVATTMAVLCSSAGAVMSEWLFKSKDASLSSHTSTKNVHLSAYSVVCYIVAQLLAGSGSNTQGQAQVNATPDDVNAGTSFFQEYFRGFDSLVWLMIFVQAVGGLLVALVIKHTDNIMKAFAAGCSIVLSGILSLLIYSFVPGILFVIGSMLCIVALIIYSRG, encoded by the coding sequence ATGTTTCCCTTGAGGGGTGTGAGTAGTTCCCAGTTCAGCTCGCAGGCCAACTCGTATTCATTGTTTCATTACGTTCTCCTCGTGCTTCTCACTGTGCAGAATGCAACGATTGTGATACTTATGAGCTACACGCAACAAAGACAATCCAGCAAAGATCCCTCCAACCGCTTCAACACCTCTCATGTTGTGATGATGACTGAGATGGTAAAGTTTCTAATGTCTCTCGCATGGTGCGCGTGGGACGTTTTTTCCACAATCGCCCCCCGCGGTTCTCGCGTACTTGACGACTCCGGGACCAATGCATCGGAAACTCCGCTGGGCCATCGTGGATCCGATGTAATGAGAGATGTGAAAACCTTGAAGCAGGATCAAAAACTATTGTGTTATGAGGACAGTCATGAAGATAATAGTAATGGAGCCAAGCTCGCAACTGACATGGAGTCGGCCCCCGCGGATCTCTCCTCTGACGCCCAGTCGATAGAAGTGGAGATAAATCGAGAGAGCTTCTGTGGCTTATTTCTTTTGCAGCTTCTCCACCGAAGTGCGGTGCCAACTGCCGTTCCCGCCATCATTTACGCATTCCAGAACTATGTTATGTTTGTGGCATTGGCGAATATGGAGCCCACACTCTTTCAGGTAACCTACCAGACAAAAATACTCGGTACGGCTCTGCTCCTGTGGATATTTCTCGGTCGTACGTTTTCTTCACAGCAGTGGATGgccctctttttgttgatggCAGGTGTGGTGTTAGCCCAGCTCGGCAGCAAGCATAGTAATCGGAAACCTGAAGAGAAGACGAATTCTGTGGAAATCAGCGGTAGTTACGTAGTGGGTGTGGTGGCAACAACGATGGCGGTTTTATGTTCCAGTGCAGGTGCTGTCATGTCGGAATGGCTCTTCAAATCTAAGGACGCTTCGCTCAGTTCTCATACCTCCACGAAAAACGTTCACCTTTCCGCGTACTCCGTTGTTTGTTATATTGTCGCACAGCTTCTCGCAGGCTCTGGCTCCAATACTCAAGGTCAAGCCCAAGTTAATGCGACGCCCGACGATGTCAATGCtggcacttcttttttccaagAGTACTTCCGTGGCTTCGACTCCCTCGTGTGGTTAATGATTTTTGTTCAGGCAGTGGGCGGATTGTTAGTGGCGTTGGTAATTAAGCATACGGACAATATCATGAAAGCCTTTGCAGCGGGGTGTTCTATTGTGTTAAGTGGAATATTATCGTTGTTGATATACTCTTTTGTTCCTGGCATACTATTTGTTATCGGAAGCATGCTTTGCATTGTGGCGCTGATAATTTATAGTCGCGGTTGA
- a CDS encoding RBP37, with translation MSTSAGTRDLQTYHLARLLHLVPHLHRVYAENCFLVPLFFSSVSPATKQHAKLILLCLSRRFGSPVAGSICSNIFSFLSFPELVVAPPVSNVGIERDLPVNDNVNDSGRGSGAPDASSSEETKPISGRKREREESELETRVRTSEDASESGVVKAVDSVGMVDSAGKDMHTQADSRIEPSLTSAAPTTSGGQAERSEELDRLFLVRPPVVTTPAALTQLYVRMTSEYQLNEETMNTYFGRYGQVSCVLVREQQVGDDRRSGGVSHVQDFIVTVDSMNNALQAVCYAYYRELTFIALHEPEYNVYTRADVDRVLEEVGVEVVEDPSKGADAAEGGDGGFSHHQSFIPDVVVDGLPYWLTVDQLRACFSEYGTVVDVRISIDDRSGSFTGAALLGMSSVEEAIAASEGLNGATLKGHTLVSGVLDARLNIVSLRHGMVVRRADEMLPEDYDLSENGRRWV, from the coding sequence ATGAGCACATCGGCGGGGACTCGGGACCTGCAAACTTATCATTTGGCTCGTTTACTGCATTTGGTGCCGCACCTACACCGTGTGTATGCGGAAAATTGTTTTCTTGTGccactcttcttttcatcaGTGAGTCCAGCCACCAAACAGCACGCGAAACTTATTTTGCTCTGCCTCAGTCGCCGGTTTGGTTCCCCCGTGGCGGGAAGCATCTGCTCTAACATTTTTTCGTTCCTATCCTTCCCCGAGTTGGTCGTGGCGCCACCCGTCAGCAATGTGGGGATCGAACGGGATCTGCCAGTTAATGATAACGTCAACGATAGTGGCCGTGGCAGCGGTGCCCCTGACGCGTCTAGCAGCGAAGAAACGAAGCCAATTAGCGGTCGTAAGCGGGAGCGCGAGGAAAGTGAGTTAGAAACTAGGGTGCGTACAAGTGAAGACGCATCAGAAAGTGGTGTGGTGAAGGCGGTTGACTCTGTGGGAATGGTCGACAGTGCTGGGAAGGATATGCACACACAAGCCGACTCGAGGATAGAGCCGTCGTTGACCTCTGCGGCGCCGACGACTTCCGGGGGCCAGGCAGAGAGGTCAGAGGAGTTGGACCGGCTTTTTCTCGTGCGGCCACCAGTGGTGACTACACCTGCGGCTTTAACCCAGTTGTACGTTCGTATGACTTCTGAATACCAGTTAAATGAGGAAACAATGAACACGTACTTTGGGCGCTACGGTCAAGTTTCATGTGTGTTGGTGCGTGAACAGCAGGTTGGGGATGATAGACGATCCGGCGGTGTGAGCCACGTTCAGGACTTTATTGTGACTGTTGATTCAATGAATAACGCCCTTCAGGCTGTTTGTTATGCCTACTATAGAGAGCTTACCTTCATTGCATTACATGAGCCGGAGTATAATGTGTACACGCGTGCAGATGTGGATCGTGTATTGGAGGAGGTGGGCGTGGAGGTTGTCGAGGACCCGTCTAAGGGCGCAGATGCCGCCGAGGGTGGGGATGGAGGATTCTCTCATCATCAGTCTTTTATCCCTGATGTGGTAGTAGATGGACTGCCGTATTGGTTGACGGTCGATCAGCTGCGAGCTTGCTTTTCAGAGTATGGCACTGTTGTAGATGTGCGCATTTCAATTGATGACCGAAGTGGATCTTTCACTGGTGCGGCACTACTTGGCATGTCGTCTGTTGAGGAAGCGATAGCGGCATCGGAGGGTCTCAATGGCGCCACATTGAAGGGTCACACCCTGGTGAGCGGTGTTCTTGACGCGCGTCTCAACATCGTTTCACTGAGGCATGGAATGGTGGTTCGCCGAGCGGACGAAATGTTGCCCGAGGATTACGATCTATCCGAAAATGGGAGGAGGTGGGTGTAG
- a CDS encoding exosome-associated protein 2, putative, giving the protein MSLPPATGAVELASFQQHVHQFLVQNKRLDGRPLDALREPHILRDSKGGDGLLASTLYTDNTGTCLNCTVSGVFGPPPSDQPDEGRLTVDVAAPFFQSHSTDQVAAALREVARFVRSTIISCMDLTELNIINGEACWVLQVELVILNADGGLRAAALHAVVAAIHNMLLPRSRLPSGDEVESRRLRFHTIPVAVTIGVYKLGASGVRFLMDTNAAEESVVDGLLTVVLSDENGIITFVQSGSYSISSLLLTGAVNEFALRSAALRAAILKPSVAAAKINGSKNSVTDPHPLKEG; this is encoded by the coding sequence ATGTCACTTCCACCCGCCACCGGTGCTGTGGAACTTGCCTCGTTTCAACAACACGTCCACCAGTTCCTTGTGCAAAATAAGCGATTGGATGGTCGGCCGTTGGATGCCCTTCGTGAGCCACATATTCTCCGCGACTCAAAAGGTGGTGATGGCCTCCTTGCCTCTACGCTTTATACTGACAACACCGGTACGTGCCTGAACTGTACTGTCAGCGGCGTTTTTGGACCACCTCCATCTGATCAGCCGGATGAGGGCCGCCTTACTGTTGATGTGGCCGCCCCATTCTTTCAGAGTCACAGCACGGACCAAGTCGCCGCCGCTTTGCGTGAAGTGGCCCGGTTTGTACGCTCCACCATCATCTCCTGCATGGATCTCACAGAGTTGAACATTATTAATGGCGAAGCCTGCTGGGTGCTGCAGGTAGAGTTGGTCATCCTTAACGCTGATGGCGGCCTTCGGGCAGCAGCACTGCACGCTGTCGTTGCCGCCATTCACAACATGCTGCTTCCGCGCTCACGCCTCCCTAGTGGTGATGAGGTAGAGAGTCGACGCTTGCGGTTTCACACCATTCCAGTAGCAGTGACAATTGGCGTGTATAAGTTAGGTGCGTCGGGGGTGCGGTTCCTAATGGATACAAATGCAGCGGAAGAAAGTGTGGTGGATGGGCTGCTTACGGTAGTGCTTAGTGATGAGAATGGAATTATAACATTTGTACAGAGTGGGAGTTATTCAATCTCTTCGTTACTCCTTACGGGTGCGGTAAACGAGTTCGCTTTGCGAAGTGCTGCGCTACGTGCAGCAATCCTTAAGCCGTCTGTCGCTGCGGCAAAAATTAACGGCTCAAAGAATAGTGTGACGGACCCACATCCCCTAAAGGAAGGATAA
- a CDS encoding ATP-dependent DEAD/H RNA helicase, putative codes for MRCCVRALWRSEKRLPRRFREVPEEFTDFRSSDCRPLVFTPRRPEPLRDVSLSDVKIDESALQSTPLQELWQRPVAILDPKRMGLPPYLVEYLHRRFEQLREGESPSEVHKCGFEGLTVVQARALQHFYARQDVALCAPTGTGKTFALCLALIARLMRDGPMKLFSVLFLAQNDNLCMQIARWMREMWWYKDDDRLVFTATSDVPPGVVYRRLTRELIRDGAGNVVKAVDRRPYVCVATPEVFWNFFRRHKDALEKRDASRGRKRRSFNRTPVLPSLDLIVVDEVDDVLPSTSPNAAGNLLMKELYRFTKYQAPVQLVFTSATLAGSTVNHVRRFLKKNILESRTSRIFESEIQSFSQKVATTGNTSKVSVPANIQHLFYTADTLAEQRECVAVAMKQSNSTCCHSYDEGKILVILPESASRELFVREVLKPAFAGDAVEPEITRDDVPSCSPLRCSGQVNDTESSTRGKTLAPRGRKIIISGSSSVRGLDISGLTHVLMLATPRSSAEYAHWCGRVGRFGEHGVSVVILSRFAVREVSAFCEVLNIPFKVQRRYAAVDVDAERRSFGS; via the coding sequence ATGAGATGCTGTGTCCGAGCCTTGTGGAGGAGTGAGAAGCGTCTTCCGCGCCGGTTCCGCGAGGTACCGGAGGAATTTACAGATTTTCGAAGTTCTGACTGCAGACCGCTGGTGTTCACCCCCAGAAGACCCGAGCCGCTGCGTGATGTGTCGCTGTCAGACGTAAAGATCGACGAGTCGGCGCTTCAGTCGACGCCTTTGCAGGAACTTTGGCAACGGCCCGTCGCAATACTCGACCCCAAACGGATGGGCCTCCCCCCGTACCTCGTCGAATACCTCCACCGCCGTTTTGAGCAACTGCGGGAGGGTGAGTCTCCCTCGGAAGTGCACAAGTGCGGCTTTGAAGGCCTTACGGTCGTGCAGGCGCGTGCCTTGCAGCACTTCTACGCGCGCCAAGACGTGGCCCTCTGCGCCCCGACGGGGACTGGAAAGACGTTCGCTCTGTGTCTGGCTCTTATAGCAAGACTGATGCGTGACGGTCCGATGAAGCTTTTTTCTGTCCTTTTCCTTGCTCAGAACGACAACCTCTGCATGCAGATAGCCCGGTGGATGCGGGAAATGTGGTGGTACAAGGATGATGATCGGCTCGTGTTTACCGCAACCAGCGACGTACCTCCAGGCGTAGTGTACAGACGGCTCACACGGGAGTTGATTCGTGACGGGGCTGGGAACGTAGTGAAGGCGGTGGACCGGCGGCCTTATGTGTGCGTCGCAACCCCGGAGGTGTTTTGGAATTTTTTTCGGCGGCACAAGGATGCTCTCGAGAAGCGCGATGCTTCACGGGGCCGAAAACGCCGTTCCTTCAACCGCACGCCTGTGCTTCCTAGCCTCGATCTCATCGTAGTGGATGAGGTGGATGATGTGCTGCCCTCCACATCCCCGAATGCTGCAGGTAATTTACTTATGAAAGAGCTTTACCGTTTTACCAAGTACCAGGCGCCGGTGCAGTTGGTATTCACGAGTGCCACTTTGGCTGGCTCCACAGTCAACCATGTGCGCCGGTTCTTGAAAAAGAACATATTGGAGTCGAGGACGTCCCGCATTTTCGAAAGTGAGATCCAGAGTTTTTCACAAAAAGTGGCAACAACGGGGAACACATCGAAGGTGAGTGTTCCAGCCAACATTCAGCACCTCTTTTACACGGCAGACACATTAGCGGAACAACGGGAGTGTGTTGCAGTAGCCATGAAGCAGTCAAACTCGACCTGTTGCCACAGTTACGACGAGGGGAAGATTTTAGTGATATTACCGGAGTCGGCGAGCCGAGAGCTCTTCGTTCGGGAGGTGCTGAAACCTGCTTTTGCAGGGGATGCTGTCGAGCCTGAGATAACTCGAGATGATGTGCCCTCCTGTAGTCCGCTGCGCTGCAGCGGGCAAGTGAATGACACTGAATCTTCCACTCGTGGCAAAACATTGGCACCGCGTGGCAggaaaattattatttccggTTCATCTTCCGTACGTGGCCTCGATATTTCTGGGTTAACTCATGTACTTATGCTGGCGACACCTCGGTCGTCAGCGGAGTACGCGCATTGGTGCGGTCGAGTTGGTCGTTTTGGTGAACATGGAGTCTCAGTTGTTATCTTGAGTCGTTTTGCAGTGCGTGAGGTTAGCGCGTTTTGTGAGGTCCTGAATATCCCATTCAAGGTACAGAGACGTTACGCTGCAGTTGATGTCGATGCGGAGCGACGTTCCTTTGGATCGTAG